The genomic window CCCGTCCTGGAAGGAAGTGCGATGCTGGAATTTAATTTCCTGGCATTTGCTACTGGTTTGAAGCCGCGGGAGTTTACACCGTTTCTGTTTATTGGTATTGCCGGGTTTCATTTTAATCCTAAAACAACTTTCACCGGGCAGGAGGGAGAGCAAACGACCATTGAGCTTCAGCCACTCAACACGGAAGGTCAAAATTTAGGGGGAGGGAAAAAGTACAACCGATGGCAATTCAGCATTCCCCTGGGCGGAGGATTTAAGTATACCCTTACAAGGCATTTCAACGCTTCAATTGAGATAGGTTTCCGAAAAACTTTTACCGATTATCTTGATGATGTGAGTACCGAATATTTTGATCCTGATCTGCTGCTGGAAAGAAATGGGGCCGTGACGGCAGGCCTGGCGGATCGCTCAGCAGATCAAATCGGAACCGCAGGTAAACAGCGGGGAAATAATGATCTTACAGATTGGTATATATTCAGCGGCATCACGATCGCCTACCGAATCAAAAATCCTGATTGTCCCGTCTTTTAGCTAATTTTGACCTCCTTTTCGCAGACGCCAAATCTTCATGTCTGATACTCTTTTATCTCAACTTGATAAGAATAAACTGCCCCACCATATTGCAATCATTATGGATGGGAACGGGCGCTGGGCTCAGGAAAAGGGACAGAACCGCATTTTTGGCCACAGCAATGGTGTGGTCGCAGTCAGGAATTGTGTGGAGGCTTCCGCAGAATTAGGAGTACGCTACCTCACTTTGTACGCGTTTTCGACCGAAAATTGGCAAAGACCCAAAGCTGAAGTGACAGCCCTGATGGAACTATTGGTTCATACTATCAGGAAGGAAATCAAAACGCTTAATGACAACAATATTAAATTAGAAACTATAGGCGATATTAATCGTCTTCCTGCCGGTTGCTACCAGGAGCTAATGGAAGCTAAAAAAGCTACGAAGCACCATCAACGGCTCACTCTGATCCTTGCGCTTAATTACAGTGCACGATGGGACCTGATCCAGGCCACCAGGAGAATTGCAGAAGAGGTGGAGAATGGAAAGCTCAGGATAGATGAAGTAGATGAAAAATGTATTTCTCAGCACCTTACAACTGCCCCGTTCCCAAATCCGGAACTTCTAATACGAACAAGTGGAGAATACAGGATCAGTAACTTTTTGCTATGGGAATCCGCTTATACTGAATTGCATTTTTCTAAAAAGCTTTGGCCGGACTTTTCGAAGGAAGATTTATACACTGCAATTGGCGACTTCCAAAGAAGGGAGAGAAGATTTGGTAAAACCAGCGAACAACTTATTCGTATTCAATGAAATTATTTTCAGTTTTAATTATAGTTGCTTTCACTTTCACGCTTTCGTCTGCCCAGATCGGAGACTATTCAATGCCATCTACTTACACCATAAAAGGTATAGAAGTTAGCGGAGATGAATCTTATAGCAGCAATGTCGTGATTGCCTTTTCGGGGCTCACGGTTGGAGAAGAAATCAAAATACCGGGCAATGAGATCGCAAATGCCATAAGAAAATTATGGAAGCAGAATTTCTTTTCTGTTGTTGAGATCAATGCCGATTCAGTGGATGGACGGGATATTTACCTGAACATATATGTAGAAACCAGCCCACGCCTGGCACAATTCACATTTGAAGGACTAAATAAGTCACAATCAAATAAGCTCCGGGATGAACTGAATATCAAAAGGGGAGATATTGTAACCCGGCAATTGCGGGAGAATACTTCTTCCCGGATTAAAAACTACTATATAGAGAAAGGACGCTATTTCGCTGATGTAGAAATAGTAGCTAAGCCTGATTCGCTTTTCAACAACAATAGTGTCCGGCTCATTATCCATGTGGATCGTGGGGAAAGAATAAGGATAAAAGAAATTGAGATCCTGGGAAATGATGCGATCCCGGATAAAAAGCTGGAAGGGAGCATGAGAGAGACCAGGGAAAAACAGTTCTGGAATCCCTTCAGAAGCTCAAAGTTTATTCCTCAGGAATATGAAAATGATAAGCGACAACTCATCAGCTATTACAACAGTGAGGGCTATCGGGACGCCTCCATCATAACTGACTCTGTTTATAGAATGGATGAAAAGAACCTGAAGATAGATATTACCGTAAAAGAAGGCGACAAATACTATTACCGTGATATAGCTTTTACGGGAAATACCAAGTACAGTACAAAAATGCTGATGGATATTATAGGGATAGACAAAGGAGATGTATACAATCCTACCCTTCTTGAGCGTAATCTTTCGCTGAATCCTGAGGGATACGATGTCTCTTCTTTATACATGGATAACGGTTATCTCTTTTTCCGGTATAATGTTGTGGAAGTGGGTGTAGAGAATGACAGCATTGATATAGAGATCAGGATAATGGAGGGGCCACAGGCCACGGTGAGCCGCGTGACGGTGAGCGGCAATACAAAGACCCATGATCATGTAATACTCAGGGAAATCCGGACAAGGCCCGGAGATAAATTTAATCGAAGCGATATCATCCGCTCTACAAGAGAACTGGCGCAGTTAGGGTATTTTGACCAGGAGCTGTTAGACGTAGCGCCAAAACCAAACCCAGAGGATGGAACTGTAGAATTGGAGTACAAAGTAGTGGAGAAATCCACGGACCAGATTGAGTTTCAAGGAGGTTGGGGTGCAGGTCAGGTGATTGGAACGATCGGCCTTTCCTTTAATAACTTCTCTATTCAGGATCTTTTTAATAAAGATGCGTGGAAACCTATTCCTTCGGGAAATGGACAGCGCATCAGCCTCAGGGCCTCATCGAACGGACGTTTTTATCAGAACTATTCATTTTCATTTACGGAGCCCTGGTTTGGCGGAAGAAAGCCCAACGCCCTCACCACTTCATTTTATCATTCAAGCTTTACACCCAGCGGACTGGGAAAGGACGACTCGCTCTATAACAGATTGCAGACTTCTGGCGCTACCCTGGGTTTAGGCAAAAGATTGAAATGGCCTGACGACTGGTTTACGCTTTATCAGGCCATTTCCTACCAGCGCTATTCACTTAGAAATTATAGCATTTTTCCTGGTTTTTCCAACGGGACATCAAATAATATAAACTATAATTTCATCCTGAGCAGGAACTCTTTGGATGGCACTATATGGATCAATAGCGGGTCAAGCTTCTCTATTGCCGGTGAAATTGCTCCGCCTTATTCCCTGTTTTCAGATAAAATTTATGAAACGCCTGCTGAAAAATATAAATGGCTGGAATACCATAAATGGAGTTTTGATGCAACGTGGTATGCCCCGGTAATTGAAAAATTTGTGTTAAAGGCAGAAGCACGCTTTGGTTTTCTGGGACTTTATAATCGCGAATTGGGTATTACGCCTTTTGAGCGATATGAATTGGGGGGTGATGGCCTTAGTAATATCAATCTTGATGGCCGGGATATTATCGCACTTCGGGGATATGCAAATGGTGCCGTGACGCCTACTTCTACACAAGGTGCAACGATCTTTGACAAGTTTACGCTGGAATTGCGCTATCCATTATCCCTCAATCCCTCCGCTACTATTTACGGGCTTATCTTTGCCGAAGCTGGAAACAGCTTTATGAGTTTTGATGAATACAGTCCTTTTGAGGTCAAGCGATCCGCAGGAGTAGGCGTTCGGATTTTCCTTCCGTTCTTCGGACTATTTGGTGTTGATTATGGTTTTCCATTTGATCAGCCGCATATCGGACAACGAAACCGGAGTGGGGAATTCCATCTTTCTATTGGCCAGCAATTCTGATGTTTGCAGCATTTTCATCCAAAACCATTTGGTACATTTTCTGTAAAATCACCGATCCAATAAAAAAATCTATGAAAAAAATATTTGCCGCAGCCCTTGTCTGCCTAGCCTTTTCCATCATTTCTGTACCTGCCCAGGCACAGCGTTTCGTCTATATTGATACGGAGTACATCCTTGACAATGTACCGGATTACCGCTCTGCACAAAAGCAACTTGACGCAATGGGCGCTCAGTGGCGAAAGGAAATTGAATCAATGATGGAGGAAATTGATAAAATGTATAAAGATTATCAGGCAGAGCAGGTTCTGCTACCCGAAGAAGCCCGGAAGAAAAGAGAAGACGCTATCGTTCAAAAGGAAAAGGAAATGAATGATTTTAAGCGGAACAAGTTCGGGCCAGAAGGTGAATTATTCCAAAAACGGGAAGAACTTATAAAACCGATTCAGGATAAAATATTTGATGCTGTGCAGGAGCTCGCAAAAGAAGAATCACTGGATTTTATTCTTGATAAATCCGGCACTACCACCATGCTGTATACAAATGCCAAATATGACAGGAGCGATGAAATTCTTGATATAATGGGCATTCAGATAGACGTGGAAGAGTAGAAATATTTTAAACACATAATTTAAACTATAACAAATGAAATTAGTATTCAGGACGCTCTTTTTCTTTGCTTTAATTGTGCCATTGGCCGCTACAGCTCAGCAAGAAGCGAAAGTTCAAAAAATCGGATATGTCAATGTAAATGAATTGCTCCAGTCCATGGCGAGAGTGCAAACTGTAAAGGATGATCTTGAAAAACATGGGACGCAGTTGGAAACCCAGATCACGAATATGGCCGGGGAGCTTGACAGAAAAGTTGAGGCCTATTATAATGAGGTTAATACCATGAGTGATGCAGTTCGCAAGGATAAAGAGCGCGAAATCACTCAGCTCCGGGAAAGGATCGAACGCTTTCAGCAGGAAGCTCAGGACGATTTAACAGCAAGGGAAAAGTCGCTGCTGGAGCCCATCCTTAAAGATGTTCGCGAAGCAATTAAGAAGGTAGCCACAGACAATGGTTATACCTATGTTATTGATACGAGTAGCGGATTGATGCTTTTTAATGATGAATCCTATAATCTTATGGCATTAGTAAAAGCACAACTTGGCGATTAAATCAGCAGACAACAGGCCGGTTGGAATATTCGACTCAGGTATAGGAGGCCTGACCATTGTTGATTCAGTGGTCAGGCTTCTTCCTTCAGAG from Bacteroidia bacterium includes these protein-coding regions:
- a CDS encoding isoprenyl transferase — encoded protein: MSDTLLSQLDKNKLPHHIAIIMDGNGRWAQEKGQNRIFGHSNGVVAVRNCVEASAELGVRYLTLYAFSTENWQRPKAEVTALMELLVHTIRKEIKTLNDNNIKLETIGDINRLPAGCYQELMEAKKATKHHQRLTLILALNYSARWDLIQATRRIAEEVENGKLRIDEVDEKCISQHLTTAPFPNPELLIRTSGEYRISNFLLWESAYTELHFSKKLWPDFSKEDLYTAIGDFQRRERRFGKTSEQLIRIQ
- a CDS encoding DUF6089 family protein, yielding MLRIIPILLFLPFLFYPDLIRAQKYEYGFLVGAANYQGDMAPRPILKESHPAGGIFFRNNVSPFFAWKVGVHYGRISGNDSNLEYLQTRNLSFFSPVLEGSAMLEFNFLAFATGLKPREFTPFLFIGIAGFHFNPKTTFTGQEGEQTTIELQPLNTEGQNLGGGKKYNRWQFSIPLGGGFKYTLTRHFNASIEIGFRKTFTDYLDDVSTEYFDPDLLLERNGAVTAGLADRSADQIGTAGKQRGNNDLTDWYIFSGITIAYRIKNPDCPVF
- a CDS encoding OmpH family outer membrane protein; the encoded protein is MKKIFAAALVCLAFSIISVPAQAQRFVYIDTEYILDNVPDYRSAQKQLDAMGAQWRKEIESMMEEIDKMYKDYQAEQVLLPEEARKKREDAIVQKEKEMNDFKRNKFGPEGELFQKREELIKPIQDKIFDAVQELAKEESLDFILDKSGTTTMLYTNAKYDRSDEILDIMGIQIDVEE
- the bamA gene encoding outer membrane protein assembly factor BamA; translation: MKLFSVLIIVAFTFTLSSAQIGDYSMPSTYTIKGIEVSGDESYSSNVVIAFSGLTVGEEIKIPGNEIANAIRKLWKQNFFSVVEINADSVDGRDIYLNIYVETSPRLAQFTFEGLNKSQSNKLRDELNIKRGDIVTRQLRENTSSRIKNYYIEKGRYFADVEIVAKPDSLFNNNSVRLIIHVDRGERIRIKEIEILGNDAIPDKKLEGSMRETREKQFWNPFRSSKFIPQEYENDKRQLISYYNSEGYRDASIITDSVYRMDEKNLKIDITVKEGDKYYYRDIAFTGNTKYSTKMLMDIIGIDKGDVYNPTLLERNLSLNPEGYDVSSLYMDNGYLFFRYNVVEVGVENDSIDIEIRIMEGPQATVSRVTVSGNTKTHDHVILREIRTRPGDKFNRSDIIRSTRELAQLGYFDQELLDVAPKPNPEDGTVELEYKVVEKSTDQIEFQGGWGAGQVIGTIGLSFNNFSIQDLFNKDAWKPIPSGNGQRISLRASSNGRFYQNYSFSFTEPWFGGRKPNALTTSFYHSSFTPSGLGKDDSLYNRLQTSGATLGLGKRLKWPDDWFTLYQAISYQRYSLRNYSIFPGFSNGTSNNINYNFILSRNSLDGTIWINSGSSFSIAGEIAPPYSLFSDKIYETPAEKYKWLEYHKWSFDATWYAPVIEKFVLKAEARFGFLGLYNRELGITPFERYELGGDGLSNINLDGRDIIALRGYANGAVTPTSTQGATIFDKFTLELRYPLSLNPSATIYGLIFAEAGNSFMSFDEYSPFEVKRSAGVGVRIFLPFFGLFGVDYGFPFDQPHIGQRNRSGEFHLSIGQQF
- a CDS encoding OmpH family outer membrane protein, which produces MKLVFRTLFFFALIVPLAATAQQEAKVQKIGYVNVNELLQSMARVQTVKDDLEKHGTQLETQITNMAGELDRKVEAYYNEVNTMSDAVRKDKEREITQLRERIERFQQEAQDDLTAREKSLLEPILKDVREAIKKVATDNGYTYVIDTSSGLMLFNDESYNLMALVKAQLGD